One segment of Oscillospiraceae bacterium MB08-C2-2 DNA contains the following:
- a CDS encoding ACT domain-containing protein yields MEIKKIAHAFSVCKLNDTAGLDFTHEFFFLSKTDEEISLVCPTEHVPANTTDRDDGWKAFRIEGTLDFSLIGILAKLSALLAENQIGIFAISTYNTDYILTKAENYLKALAILEQAGYQIC; encoded by the coding sequence ATGGAGATTAAAAAGATCGCCCATGCATTTTCAGTGTGCAAACTCAACGATACAGCCGGATTGGACTTCACCCACGAATTTTTCTTCCTGAGCAAAACCGATGAAGAAATATCCCTGGTCTGCCCCACAGAGCATGTGCCCGCCAACACAACCGATCGAGACGATGGATGGAAAGCCTTTCGCATAGAGGGCACCTTGGATTTTTCTCTCATTGGGATTCTGGCCAAGCTTTCGGCTCTATTGGCAGAGAACCAAATCGGTATTTTTGCTATATCCACCTACAACACCGATTATATCCTGACCAAAGCCGAGAATTACTTAAAAGCATTGGCTATACTGGAGCAAGCAGGCTACCAGATTTGCTGA
- a CDS encoding metalloregulator ArsR/SmtB family transcription factor gives MEHMRQLKALADSSRYQIIQLLLQKTYCVRALAKKLSLSAPAISQHLAVLKEAGLIDSGKRGYHTHYTVNTKELKALSAAICCLAKVEPDYCKSSNCDAFDEKFCQKKEF, from the coding sequence ATGGAGCATATGAGGCAACTGAAAGCCTTGGCAGACAGCAGCCGTTACCAGATTATCCAGCTGCTGCTTCAAAAAACCTATTGTGTAAGAGCGTTGGCTAAAAAGCTATCCCTTTCAGCACCGGCCATTTCACAGCACTTAGCTGTCCTCAAGGAAGCCGGACTGATCGACAGCGGCAAACGAGGCTACCACACTCATTACACAGTCAACACCAAGGAACTTAAAGCCCTCTCCGCTGCTATTTGCTGCTTGGCTAAGGTGGAGCCGGACTACTGCAAAAGCAGCAACTGCGATGCTTTTGATGAAAAATTCTGCCAAAAAAAAGAATTCTGA
- a CDS encoding ABC transporter ATP-binding protein has protein sequence MLKRFLSYYKPHKRIFTLDMLASLAIALIAMVYPIVTRRMMNDLIPNKNYSMILMYGSMLLLAYILRALLKYFVQYYGHVMGVEIQAEMRRDMFRHQEKLPFAFFDSHETGNLMSRMTNDLMDISELAHHGPENIIISTISIVASFLYLSHINLILTIIIFSCLPLLAVISVHLHRRMRRAFADSRKSTGEINASLENSISGIRVTKAFTNAEKELEKFEKGNTRFVQAKVDAYKAMGMFFSSTSFITDVFNVIVLMAGGFFLYRNQISFGDYSAFIVSINIFITPVNSLIQFMEQYQNGITGFERFLEIMDAQPEYQNPDATPLENVQGDIVFEGVTFSYEQDEAVLDNLSLHVESGKTLALVGPSGGGKTTICHIIPNFYQIESGRVLIDGQDIRSLTLDSLRKNIGIVQQDIYLFNASIRENIHYGRLDATDEEIIEAAKMANIHDYIMSLEDGYDTQIGERGARLSGGQKQRLSIARVFLKNPPILILDEATSALDNTTEILIQEALDKLCKGRTTIVVAHRLSTIKNAHEIAVIDNGHIVELGTHEALVGLEGVYSKLYNMQFRG, from the coding sequence ATGCTGAAACGATTTTTATCCTATTACAAACCGCATAAACGCATATTTACACTGGATATGCTGGCTTCGCTGGCCATTGCACTGATTGCCATGGTTTATCCCATTGTCACCCGGCGCATGATGAACGATCTTATACCCAATAAGAATTATTCCATGATTTTGATGTATGGCAGTATGCTTTTGCTGGCTTATATCCTGCGGGCACTGCTGAAATATTTTGTGCAGTATTATGGTCACGTTATGGGTGTTGAAATACAGGCCGAGATGCGCCGGGATATGTTCCGGCATCAGGAAAAGCTGCCCTTTGCTTTCTTTGACAGCCACGAAACCGGCAACCTTATGTCCCGTATGACCAACGACCTGATGGATATTAGTGAGCTTGCCCACCACGGGCCGGAAAACATCATTATTTCCACCATCTCCATTGTGGCATCCTTTCTTTACTTATCCCACATCAACCTGATTTTAACCATCATCATTTTTAGCTGCTTGCCTTTATTGGCTGTGATTTCGGTTCACCTGCACCGCAGAATGCGCAGAGCCTTTGCCGACAGCCGCAAAAGCACTGGTGAAATCAATGCCTCACTGGAAAACAGCATCTCCGGCATTCGGGTTACTAAAGCCTTTACCAATGCCGAAAAAGAGCTGGAAAAGTTTGAAAAAGGCAATACCCGTTTTGTACAGGCCAAGGTGGATGCCTATAAGGCAATGGGGATGTTTTTTTCCTCCACCTCCTTTATCACCGATGTCTTTAACGTGATTGTTCTCATGGCAGGGGGCTTCTTCCTTTACCGCAACCAGATCAGCTTTGGGGATTATTCTGCCTTTATTGTATCCATCAATATTTTCATCACCCCGGTCAACTCGCTGATTCAGTTTATGGAGCAGTATCAGAACGGCATTACCGGCTTTGAGCGCTTTTTGGAAATTATGGATGCCCAGCCCGAATACCAGAATCCCGATGCCACCCCGCTGGAAAATGTGCAGGGTGATATTGTCTTTGAGGGAGTCACCTTCTCCTATGAGCAGGACGAAGCCGTTCTGGACAATCTCAGCCTTCATGTGGAAAGCGGCAAAACCTTGGCACTGGTGGGGCCTTCCGGTGGCGGCAAAACCACCATCTGCCACATCATTCCCAACTTTTATCAGATAGAATCCGGCCGTGTTCTTATTGACGGGCAGGATATCCGCAGCCTCACGCTGGATTCCCTGCGCAAAAACATTGGAATCGTGCAGCAGGATATTTATCTTTTCAACGCCAGCATTCGGGAGAATATCCACTATGGCCGCTTGGATGCCACCGACGAAGAAATTATTGAGGCTGCCAAAATGGCCAACATCCATGACTATATCATGAGCCTTGAGGATGGCTACGACACCCAGATCGGCGAGCGGGGTGCCCGGCTTTCCGGCGGGCAGAAGCAGCGGCTGAGCATCGCCCGGGTATTCCTGAAAAATCCGCCCATCCTGATTCTGGATGAGGCCACCAGCGCACTGGATAACACCACCGAAATCCTCATTCAGGAAGCTCTGGATAAGCTGTGCAAAGGGCGCACCACCATTGTGGTTGCCCACCGCCTTTCCACCATCAAAAACGCCCATGAAATCGCTGTGATTGACAACGGCCACATTGTGGAGCTGGGCACTCATGAGGCCCTTGTGGGGCTGGAGGGTGTTTACAGCAAGCTCTATAACATGCAGTTCCGGGGATAG
- a CDS encoding FAD-dependent oxidoreductase, with product MKSLWMNDDQADHSGSVLRGSIETDTAIVGGGLAGVLCATMLRERGIPSIVVEAKRIGMGVTGNTTAKVTAQHGLIYQQVAKQYGLGAAKAYLAANQEAVESYRRLAQNLPCDFEEKTAYVYSRDNRQKLREEANIYRQIGVAPIVQEKPPLPIQTVGALGMERQAQFHPLKFLRAIAEGLEIYENTFAREIKPGKILTDRGSISARRIILATHYPMVNVRGLYFMKLYQHRSYVLALTGAKDPGGMYIDEQEGGLSFRTYKDYLLLGGGGHQTGKKGGGWDTLRQVARTAYPGAQEEYAWATQDCMTLDAIPYIGRHRKNNRELYVTTGFNKWGMTGSMAAAKLLSDLIAEGSSRYEALFSPSRSMLHPQLFLNMGQAAAGLLTFGKKCPHMGCTLKWNSMEHTWDCPCHGSRFDKAGNLIDNPAKRGLHIE from the coding sequence GTGAAATCCTTATGGATGAACGATGATCAGGCAGACCACAGCGGCTCTGTGCTGCGGGGCAGCATTGAAACGGATACCGCCATTGTAGGCGGCGGGCTGGCCGGGGTGCTGTGCGCCACCATGCTCCGGGAGCGAGGCATCCCCAGCATTGTGGTGGAGGCCAAGCGGATCGGCATGGGTGTAACCGGCAACACCACAGCCAAGGTTACCGCTCAGCACGGCCTGATTTACCAGCAGGTTGCCAAACAATATGGACTGGGAGCGGCTAAAGCCTATTTGGCCGCCAACCAAGAAGCAGTGGAAAGCTACCGGCGGTTAGCCCAGAACCTGCCCTGTGATTTTGAGGAAAAAACCGCTTATGTTTACAGCCGGGATAACCGGCAAAAGCTGCGGGAAGAGGCAAACATCTACCGGCAAATAGGGGTAGCCCCCATTGTTCAGGAAAAGCCACCCCTCCCCATCCAAACGGTGGGGGCCTTGGGTATGGAAAGACAGGCTCAGTTCCATCCGCTGAAATTTCTCAGAGCTATAGCCGAAGGGCTGGAGATTTATGAAAACACTTTTGCTCGGGAAATTAAGCCGGGCAAAATTCTTACCGACCGAGGCAGCATTTCGGCTCGACGAATTATTCTGGCTACCCATTATCCCATGGTAAATGTGCGGGGGCTTTATTTCATGAAGCTTTATCAGCACCGTTCCTATGTTCTGGCGCTGACCGGAGCAAAAGACCCGGGCGGTATGTATATCGATGAGCAGGAAGGCGGGCTTTCCTTCCGCACCTACAAGGATTACCTGCTTCTGGGGGGCGGTGGTCACCAGACCGGCAAGAAGGGTGGCGGCTGGGATACTCTCCGGCAGGTAGCCCGCACGGCCTATCCCGGTGCGCAGGAGGAGTATGCCTGGGCCACCCAGGACTGCATGACACTGGATGCCATACCCTATATCGGCAGGCACCGAAAAAACAACCGAGAGCTTTATGTGACAACCGGCTTTAACAAATGGGGCATGACCGGCTCCATGGCGGCGGCAAAGCTGCTCAGTGATTTGATTGCCGAAGGGTCAAGCCGCTATGAGGCTCTCTTCTCCCCTTCCCGCTCTATGCTGCACCCACAGCTTTTCCTGAATATGGGGCAGGCTGCGGCGGGGCTGCTCACCTTCGGGAAAAAGTGCCCCCATATGGGCTGTACCCTGAAATGGAATTCCATGGAGCATACATGGGATTGCCCCTGCCACGGCTCCCGCTTTGATAAAGCAGGCAACCTAATCGATAATCCTGCCAAAAGGGGGCTTCACATTGAGTAG
- a CDS encoding tocopherol cyclase family protein: MSSFFQGWYFKHQKDAETLSIIAGRAEESAFMQVITQEGSYRVPYPLSAYRKERSLWLAGNYFSPSGIHLAVSHKDLELTGTLRYTDLSPAEGDIMGPFRFLPMQCRHVVISMNHTLTGKLRLNGRELDFTGGRGYIEGDSGHSFPKSYTWVQCNHFKQNCSIMASVAHIPFAGSWFWGCICVVWLDGVQYRLATYRGAEIKWRDHEQLWLTQKDLSLKIRFLEPAAGHVLDAPFEGKMDRLIRETPATPASFEFKQGDQILFEEESKFASFEHVLY, encoded by the coding sequence TTGAGTAGCTTTTTTCAGGGATGGTACTTCAAGCATCAAAAGGATGCGGAAACCCTTTCGATTATAGCAGGCCGGGCCGAGGAAAGCGCCTTTATGCAGGTCATCACACAGGAGGGCTCCTACCGTGTGCCCTATCCCCTCTCGGCATACCGCAAGGAAAGATCCCTCTGGCTGGCGGGGAACTATTTTTCCCCCAGCGGTATTCATCTCGCAGTCAGCCATAAAGATCTGGAGCTGACCGGCACTCTGCGATACACCGATCTCTCCCCTGCCGAGGGCGATATCATGGGGCCTTTCCGGTTTTTGCCCATGCAGTGCAGGCACGTTGTCATCAGTATGAACCATACTCTGACCGGAAAGCTCCGCCTCAATGGCCGTGAGCTTGATTTTACCGGAGGCAGGGGCTATATCGAAGGCGATTCCGGGCACTCCTTCCCCAAAAGCTACACATGGGTTCAGTGCAACCATTTCAAGCAAAACTGCTCCATTATGGCCTCGGTGGCCCACATTCCCTTTGCCGGGTCTTGGTTTTGGGGCTGTATCTGTGTAGTCTGGCTGGATGGCGTGCAGTATCGCTTGGCCACCTACCGGGGCGCGGAAATTAAGTGGCGAGATCATGAACAGCTTTGGCTTACACAAAAGGATTTGAGCCTGAAAATCCGCTTCTTGGAGCCTGCCGCCGGGCATGTGCTGGATGCACCCTTTGAGGGAAAAATGGATCGGCTGATTCGAGAAACACCCGCTACTCCTGCTTCTTTTGAATTCAAGCAGGGTGACCAAATCCTTTTTGAAGAGGAAAGCAAATTTGCCAGCTTTGAACACGTTTTATACTAA
- a CDS encoding SDR family oxidoreductase translates to MQPQPHETFPAQHQNRQPGRESEMNPQPQYDNPAYKAAGKLSGKKALITGGDSGIGRAVAVAYAKEGADIAIVHLCENQDAADTARAVENLGRKCAVIQADLRVEQNAFLATRQAVDALGTVDILINNAAVQYPQNSILDITKEQLLSTFESNFFSCFYMTKAALPHLSSGCTIINTASITAFEGKPTLIDYSSTKGAIVSFTRSMALSLMGLGIRVNAVAPGPVWTPLIPASFSPQEVQTFGSTSPMQRAAQPYELAPVYVFLGCEDSSNVSGQVFHVNSGTIIN, encoded by the coding sequence ATGCAGCCACAGCCCCACGAAACCTTCCCCGCCCAGCATCAGAACCGGCAGCCCGGCCGGGAATCCGAAATGAACCCACAGCCTCAATACGATAACCCGGCCTATAAAGCCGCCGGCAAGCTGAGCGGCAAAAAGGCCCTCATAACAGGAGGCGACAGCGGAATCGGACGGGCAGTAGCGGTGGCATATGCCAAGGAAGGCGCCGACATCGCCATTGTTCATCTCTGCGAAAACCAGGATGCCGCCGACACAGCCCGTGCTGTAGAAAACCTTGGCCGAAAATGTGCGGTAATCCAAGCTGACCTGCGTGTGGAACAGAACGCTTTCCTAGCTACCCGGCAGGCAGTCGATGCATTGGGCACAGTGGATATCCTGATCAACAACGCAGCGGTTCAATACCCGCAGAACAGTATACTGGATATTACCAAGGAACAGCTTCTGAGCACCTTTGAAAGCAATTTCTTCTCCTGCTTCTATATGACCAAGGCGGCTTTGCCTCACCTTTCCAGCGGATGCACCATCATCAACACCGCCTCCATTACAGCCTTTGAAGGCAAGCCTACCCTCATCGATTATTCATCCACCAAGGGAGCCATTGTTTCCTTCACCCGTTCGATGGCTCTTTCCCTCATGGGGCTAGGAATCCGTGTCAATGCGGTGGCGCCCGGCCCGGTGTGGACTCCCCTGATTCCGGCCAGCTTCTCCCCACAGGAGGTGCAGACCTTTGGCTCCACCAGCCCCATGCAACGGGCCGCTCAGCCCTATGAGCTTGCGCCGGTTTATGTATTTTTGGGGTGTGAGGATTCCTCCAATGTATCCGGTCAGGTTTTTCATGTAAACAGCGGCACCATCATCAACTAG
- a CDS encoding glycosyltransferase codes for MIQETAPSYRFASDVQGTELMKAFATMLELADDWKESPCDVEIPIQISTKLEEAEQIASHLPNLEGEAVWKNQLENVHFTLEKIRLNLQQEQEASAKSLIALQLPCFLQELREEIYFRAYVRPYPKRMHRYYREEFAPNHANTFYARRQKPLEVSIFVPAKDKLEYTRQCVESILRETDTNLSYELILINHGSQDETQVYFESIPGAKVLHFKENVRMIMFSAAFRVCEGRYAAFVSNDTVVTKDWLTLLLQCLKSDSTIVSATPTTPNVSNMQGIPEHYQTMEEMTRFAESYNHSDPQKWERRARIMPVIAVYDIEKLNRIGFADRFFETMEFWDDDFSLRARRAGYKQMLCRNVFCHHYGSVTGRQAQLQENSLEKGRRMFVEKHGVDPWENGAYYDYIGMNQIWPTISSVNTPAAVLGVDCGFGDTILQVSNLLRSRGIACTLHGITSQKQYREDMEAVCDQSLFVSHEQQLLDFLHEGFENQRYDYIYVSSPLEQYAGWKRLLGLLHKRLKPGGVLLFSLSNALCAVNYQWFSALGFPIAQERLCYLNPAEVEKHLAKLFASVSRQPLFSRNSPILLEALAKQIQRNSTPESVLTATLDTARYQYLCIGKRGTRIG; via the coding sequence ATGATTCAAGAAACAGCCCCTTCCTATCGCTTTGCCTCCGATGTGCAGGGAACTGAGCTTATGAAGGCCTTTGCCACTATGCTGGAGCTGGCGGATGACTGGAAAGAAAGCCCCTGTGATGTGGAAATTCCCATCCAAATTTCCACAAAACTGGAGGAGGCGGAGCAAATTGCCAGCCACCTGCCAAACCTTGAGGGTGAAGCTGTCTGGAAAAACCAGCTGGAAAATGTACACTTTACCTTAGAAAAAATTCGCCTCAACCTTCAGCAGGAGCAGGAAGCGAGCGCCAAGAGCTTGATCGCATTGCAGCTGCCCTGCTTTTTGCAGGAGCTGCGGGAGGAAATCTATTTCCGGGCTTATGTGCGCCCTTATCCCAAAAGGATGCACCGGTATTACCGGGAGGAATTCGCCCCCAACCATGCCAACACCTTTTATGCCCGCAGGCAAAAGCCGCTGGAGGTATCCATCTTTGTTCCGGCAAAGGATAAGCTGGAATATACCCGGCAGTGCGTGGAAAGCATCCTGCGGGAAACCGACACCAATCTTTCCTACGAGCTGATTCTCATCAATCACGGCAGCCAGGATGAGACCCAAGTCTACTTTGAATCCATCCCCGGGGCCAAGGTGCTGCACTTTAAAGAAAATGTCCGCATGATTATGTTTTCCGCCGCTTTCCGGGTTTGTGAGGGGCGTTATGCCGCCTTTGTCAGCAATGATACCGTTGTCACCAAGGATTGGCTTACCCTGCTTTTGCAGTGCCTGAAATCGGATAGCACCATTGTCAGCGCCACACCCACCACCCCCAATGTATCCAATATGCAGGGAATCCCCGAGCACTACCAGACCATGGAGGAAATGACCCGGTTTGCGGAGTCTTACAACCACAGCGACCCGCAAAAGTGGGAGCGGCGAGCCCGGATTATGCCGGTTATTGCGGTATACGACATCGAAAAGCTCAATCGAATCGGCTTTGCAGATCGCTTTTTTGAAACAATGGAATTCTGGGACGATGATTTTTCTCTTCGGGCCCGTCGGGCGGGCTATAAGCAGATGCTTTGCCGCAATGTATTTTGCCATCACTATGGAAGTGTCACCGGCAGGCAGGCACAATTGCAGGAAAACTCGCTGGAAAAAGGCCGCCGCATGTTTGTAGAGAAGCATGGGGTGGACCCATGGGAAAACGGCGCTTATTACGATTATATAGGGATGAATCAGATCTGGCCCACCATTTCGTCCGTCAATACCCCGGCCGCTGTTTTGGGAGTGGATTGCGGCTTTGGGGATACGATCTTGCAGGTATCCAACCTGCTGCGGTCAAGGGGAATTGCCTGCACACTGCACGGCATCACATCCCAGAAGCAGTACCGGGAGGATATGGAGGCTGTTTGTGATCAATCACTGTTTGTCAGCCACGAGCAGCAGCTGCTGGATTTCCTTCACGAAGGCTTTGAAAATCAGCGGTACGATTATATTTATGTCTCCTCCCCTTTGGAGCAATATGCCGGTTGGAAACGGCTGCTGGGTCTGCTGCATAAGCGCCTCAAACCGGGAGGGGTGCTGTTGTTTTCACTTTCCAATGCGCTGTGTGCCGTGAATTACCAGTGGTTTTCTGCGTTAGGCTTTCCCATTGCACAGGAGCGGCTTTGCTATTTAAACCCTGCGGAGGTGGAGAAGCACCTTGCAAAGCTTTTCGCCTCCGTTAGCAGACAGCCCCTGTTCAGCCGAAACAGCCCGATTCTGCTGGAGGCACTGGCAAAGCAGATACAACGGAACAGCACTCCTGAATCGGTTCTTACCGCCACACTGGATACGGCACGCTATCAATACCTGTGCATCGGCAAAAGAGGCACCCGTATAGGCTGA
- the rfbC gene encoding dTDP-4-dehydrorhamnose 3,5-epimerase — protein MPPISFEKGRLPGVYLITAFFSEDERGYFQKGFERRIFAQSGAAMVLSETFETFSRHGVVRGLHFQHRAPQAKLVRVLQGRIFDVAVDIRKSSPTFGQWEGYELSYDNRLSLYIPPGFAHGFLVLSQKALVGYQCAGDFLPEADTGIRWDDPELGIEWPLEQVEQVILSQRDLELQSFREYREGDAFIL, from the coding sequence ATGCCGCCTATCTCGTTTGAAAAAGGACGTTTACCCGGGGTGTATTTGATTACCGCTTTTTTCTCGGAAGATGAGCGAGGCTATTTTCAAAAAGGCTTTGAACGCCGGATTTTTGCCCAGTCGGGTGCCGCTATGGTGCTTTCTGAAACCTTTGAGACTTTTTCACGCCATGGGGTGGTGCGGGGGCTGCATTTCCAGCACCGGGCACCTCAGGCAAAGCTGGTTCGTGTTTTGCAGGGCCGCATTTTTGATGTGGCTGTGGATATCCGCAAAAGCTCCCCCACCTTTGGCCAGTGGGAAGGGTATGAGCTGAGCTATGACAATCGCCTTTCCCTGTATATTCCTCCCGGCTTTGCCCATGGCTTTCTGGTGCTTTCTCAAAAGGCTCTGGTGGGCTACCAGTGTGCCGGGGATTTTCTTCCCGAGGCGGATACCGGTATCCGCTGGGATGATCCGGAGCTGGGGATTGAGTGGCCCTTGGAACAGGTGGAGCAGGTGATCCTCTCCCAACGGGATTTAGAGCTTCAATCCTTCCGGGAATACCGGGAAGGGGACGCTTTCATACTGTAA
- a CDS encoding NAD(P)-dependent oxidoreductase: MRGAVVTGAGGFVGRALVAELLACGIPVLAVVREGRQAPEHPLLQTVALELSNLHGLPALVRGEWDCFYHLAWEGTAGESRRDIRLQMDNAAHTAEAVHTAAKLGCQVFIGAGSIMEKEALAVSEERGIRPGPGHAYASAKLAAHLFSEAAAVERGIGHIWPILTNAYGEGESSPRFLNTTLRKIAMGEPLVFSKASQNYDFIHVQDAARALRLLGQRGRPFCQYVIGSGQAKPLWEFIQQMLALLAPKASASFGQAPFEGVSLPLQAFDTADLREDTGFIPEISFEQGLCRTMDWILEQNGPLEG; encoded by the coding sequence ATGCGGGGGGCAGTGGTTACCGGCGCAGGCGGTTTTGTAGGCCGGGCTTTGGTGGCCGAATTGCTTGCCTGCGGCATCCCGGTTCTGGCTGTGGTTCGAGAGGGCAGGCAGGCTCCGGAACATCCTCTTCTTCAGACAGTGGCGTTGGAATTATCCAATCTGCACGGTCTCCCTGCTTTGGTGCGGGGAGAATGGGATTGCTTCTATCATTTGGCCTGGGAAGGAACAGCGGGGGAGAGCCGCCGGGATATTCGCCTTCAAATGGACAATGCGGCGCATACGGCAGAGGCTGTTCATACAGCGGCGAAGCTGGGCTGCCAAGTCTTTATAGGTGCAGGCAGCATTATGGAAAAGGAAGCTCTTGCCGTATCGGAGGAGCGGGGGATACGCCCCGGCCCGGGGCATGCCTATGCCTCTGCTAAGCTGGCGGCTCACCTTTTCAGCGAAGCCGCCGCTGTGGAGCGGGGAATTGGCCACATCTGGCCCATTCTGACCAATGCCTATGGTGAGGGGGAAAGCTCCCCACGCTTTCTAAACACCACTCTGCGAAAAATAGCTATGGGTGAGCCCTTGGTGTTCTCAAAGGCATCGCAGAACTACGACTTTATTCATGTGCAGGATGCAGCCCGTGCTCTGCGGCTGCTGGGGCAAAGGGGAAGGCCCTTCTGCCAATATGTCATTGGAAGCGGTCAGGCAAAGCCCTTGTGGGAATTTATTCAGCAGATGCTTGCGCTTCTGGCGCCAAAAGCGTCCGCCTCCTTTGGGCAGGCTCCCTTTGAAGGTGTCAGCCTGCCCTTGCAGGCCTTTGATACAGCTGACCTGCGGGAGGATACCGGATTTATTCCGGAGATTTCCTTTGAACAGGGGCTGTGCCGTACCATGGATTGGATTCTTGAACAAAACGGTCCTTTGGAGGGATGA